A window of Candidatus Sulfotelmatobacter sp. genomic DNA:
GATGAATAGACGAAACGCTTCGCCGTCCAGGTACAGCACGCGATTGCCGTCCGGCGCGTGAAACGCCAGCGTGTCGTAGCGCGCGAACGGTGCGTGTTCGCCCTCCGGCAGCGTGCCTTCCGGCACCTCGACGACGCCGGGCAGCCGTTTGGGAGCCTCTTCGATCGCGTGCAGGAGCTTCTCGCGCGGCACCAGGTCCGCGATCGCCGGACCGACGCGCGGATCGGCGAGCACGCCCACCAGCAGGTGCGCCGGGGCGACGAACTGCGCGCCGTTCTCGATCGCCGCGCGCACGCCGACGCGCATGGCGTCCAGGAGGTCCGAACCGAGCCGA
This region includes:
- a CDS encoding Clp protease N-terminal domain-containing protein codes for the protein MDHEQLRLGSDLLDAMRVGVRAAIENGAQFVAPAHLLVGVLADPRVGPAIADLVPREKLLHAIEEAPKRLPGVVEVPEGTLPEGEHAPFARYDTLAFHAPDGNRVLYLDGEAFRLFIEGARRAGEAYHTRHLVMGFAAEAVKDRELLELFGADPAKVMSAMVDLAE